The following proteins come from a genomic window of Ictidomys tridecemlineatus isolate mIctTri1 chromosome 9, mIctTri1.hap1, whole genome shotgun sequence:
- the Naaa gene encoding N-acylethanolamine-hydrolyzing acid amidase, which translates to MRAADRGAQPAQALLLLLVPLAGVWSWASASCPTPPLFNVSLDAAPELRWLPVLRHYDSDLVRAAVVQIIGDRVPKWALTLIGKVITELESFLPQPFTDEIRGMSDFLNLSLADGLLVNLAYEYSAFCTSIVAQDSRGHIYHGRNLDYAFGNILRKLTVNVQFLKNGQVAFTGTTFIGYVGLWTGQSPHKFTVSGDERDKGWWWENMIAALFERYSPVSWLIRTTLSESENFEAAVYKLAKTPLIADVYYIVGGTSPQEGVVITRNRGGPEDIWPLDPLNGEWFRVETNYDHWKPAPKRDDRRTPAIKALNATGPENINLETLFKVLSVVPVYNNYTVYTTVMSAANPEKYKTSIRNMS; encoded by the exons ATGAGAGCGGCGGACCGTGGGGCGCAACCCGCGCAggcattgctgctgctgctggtgccaCTAGCCGGGGTCTGGTCATGGGCCTCCGCCTCGTGCCCAACGCCGCCGCTCTTCAACGTGAGCCTGGACGCGGCCCCAGAGCTGCGCTGGCTGCCGGTGCTGCGGCACTATGACTCGGACTTGGTGCGCGCGGCGGTGGTGCAAATCATCGG AGACAGAGTCCCCAAGTGGGCCCTCACGTTGATTGGAAAGGTGATCACGGAGCTGGAGAGCTTCCTTCCCCAACCCTTCACCGACGAGATCCGCGGCATGAGCGACTTCCTGAACCTCAGCCTGGCGGACGGTCTCCTGGTCAACCTGGCCTACGAGTACTCTGC ATTCTGCACCAGCATTGTGGCTCAAGACTCCAGGGGGCACATTTACCACGGTCGGAATCTGGACTATGCTTTTGGAAATATCTTACGCAAGTTGACGGTGAATGTGCAATTCTTAAAGAATGGGCAG GTTGCATTCACAGGAACCACTTTTATTGGCTACGTAGGATTATGGACTGGTCAGAGTCCACACAAGTTTACAGTTTCTGGTGATGAACGAG ATAAAGGCTGGTGGTGGGAGAATATGATTGCTGCCCTTTTTGAGAGATACTCTCCAGTCAGCTGGCTTATCCGCACT ACGCTGAGTGAGTCGGAAAACTTTGAAGCAGCCGTTTACAAGTTGGCCAAGACTCCCCTCATTGCTGATGTCTATTACATCGTTGGTGGTACATCCCCCCAGGAGGGAGTGGTCATCACCAGGAACAGAGGTGGCCCAGAAGACATTTGGCCTCTAGATCCTTTGAATGGAGA GTGGTTCCGAGTTGAGACAAATTATGACCACTGGAAGCCAGCACCCAAGAGAGATGACCGGAG AACACCTGCCATCAAAGCCCTTAATGCTACAGGACCAGAAAACATCAACCTGGAGACACTTTTCAAG gtTTTGTCAGTGGTTCCAGTTTATAACAA